In one window of Dromaius novaehollandiae isolate bDroNov1 chromosome W, bDroNov1.hap1, whole genome shotgun sequence DNA:
- the LOC112988029 gene encoding Fanconi anemia group G protein homolog isoform X4: MVSAPREVTSTPTLGSAVPELKSHHHHHNNNLGRNILLSQSRGCQLPSPPCLWSSPSSITPCFLLWEHLTVPLMENQKKYARGSSGDPGRAPCSGGKNELLSLLKAWKVPAEGASVSLVQSAEDLKEILCTAAAFLQGLQELEAGNLPAALSLLEEAAGGFCSKRVLAQIYTCLSCCTQQMGKPQTALQHLKRALQVDFQCLPALSHAAAVYHELGEMDAELEALAVLYEALERNPPAAASTTPYCLIQIEHLVHTPALASLFRHRHPSEVKYLLAQRCLQDGRVADAVEHYLDFLALLQDGLQQQVPLDGGSALPRIPEVFLEAASALEQAGRHQDAITVCEEVVSRTADLIPQVLRVEERSEQPECPSPGTELAGGPLSQKRESLCCLVWRTAAYLHQGWAWAMLGKNKEAITQFSRCLGDLLRIQLYQSGVEPTGSLIPEVNLLQKIRLLSLVGRGTQFLELGKHREALLDFQHGLQISPGDPAAASYLVQALWKLNRKQEAAARWQKLSESPAEEDGQQEGLGRRVARPYPLYLVSCLKQATFPHNESLARNIQDYLRTATT; the protein is encoded by the exons ATGGTATCAGCACCCAGAGAAGTGACATCTACTCCCACTCTGGGTAGTGCAGTCCCCGAACTAAAatctcaccaccaccaccacaacaacAACCTTGGCAGGAATATTCTGTTGTCACAAAGCAGG GGCTGCCAGCTGCCCTCACCACCTTGCCTCTGGAGCTCACCGTCCTCTATAACTCCCTGCTTTTTGCTATGGGAGCATCTGACTGTGCCATTAATGGAGAATCAGAAGAAATATGCCAGGGGCTCCTCAGGG gaccCAGGGAGAGCTCCCTGCAGCGGAGGGAAGAATGaactcctctccctgctcaaggcATGGAAAGTACCTGCCGAGGGGGCCTCTGTGTCCCTAGTACAGAGCGCCGAAGACTTGAAGGAGATCCTTTGCACTGCAGCTGCCTTCCTGCAGG ggctgcaggagctggaggctgggaaCCTCCCTGCCGCCCTTTCCCTCCTCGAAGAGGCTGCTGGTGGATTCTGTTCCAAAAGGGTCCTGGCTCAGATCTACACTTGCCTCAGCTGCTGCACTCAGCAAATG GGCAAGCCTCAGACAGCCCTTCAGCACCTGAAACGGGCCCTCCAGGTGGACTTCCAGTGCCTTCCTGCCCTGTCCCATGCTGCAGCAGTGTACCATGAGCTGGGGGAGATGGATGCAGAGCTGGAGGCCCTGGCTGTGCTCTATGAG GCTCTGGAAAGGAACCCTCCAGCAGCTGCTTCCACTACTCCTTATTGCCTAATCCAGATAGAGCACCTTGTCCACACGCCAGCTCTAGCTTCTCTCTTCCGCCATCGACACCCTTCCGAAGTGAAGTACCTGCTGGCACAGAGGTGTCTCCAGGACGGGAG GGTGGCTGATGCTGTAGAACATTACCTGGATTTTCTGGCTCTGCTCCAGgatgggctgcagcagcag GTACCCCTGGATGGTGGATCAGCTCTGCCCAGGATACCTGAGGTGTTCCTGGAAGCCGCATCCGCCCTGGAGCAGGCCGGGAGGCATCAGGATGCCATAACTGTGTGCGAGGAGGTCGTGAGCCGGACAGCTGACCTAATCCCACAGGTGTTACGAGTTGAGGAGAGGtcagagcagccagagtgccCATCGCCAGGGACAGAATTGGCTGGTGGTCCCCTGTCCCAGAAGAGGGAGAGTCTGTGTTGCCTTGTGTGGAGAACAGCTGCATACTTGCATCAGGGCTGGGCCTGGGCCATGCTGGGCAAGAACAAGGAGGCCATAACACAGTTCAGCAG GTGCCTTGGCGATCTCTTACGAATCCAGCTTTATCAGTCTGGTGTTGAACCAACAG GGAGTCTCATACCAGAAGTGAATCTTCTCCAGAAGATCAGGTTGCTCTCTCTCGTTGGGCGAGGTACCCAGTTCCTGGAGCTGGGGAAGCACAGGGAAGCCTTGCTGGATTTCCAGCATGGTTTGCAGATCTCACCAG GtgaccctgctgctgcctcctacCTGGTGCAGGCCCTGTGGAAACTGAACCGAAAGCAGGAGGCTGCCGCTCGCTGGCAGAAACTCTCAGAGAGCCCCGCTGAGGAAGACGGGCAGCAGGAAGGGCTGGGAAGGCGTGTAGCGAG GCCCTACCCTTTGTACTTGGTTTCATGTCTGAAGCAGGCAACCTTCCCGCATAATGAATCTCTTGCTAGAAACATACAGGATTACCTCCGGACCGCAACCACCTAA
- the LOC112988029 gene encoding Fanconi anemia group G protein homolog isoform X1: MKRRRRGEAPEPGCLRAWAAESEALAGRWRAARGWGPGGAAARQQRGAFGELLLRMRGLPAALTTLPLELTVLYNSLLFAMGASDCAINGESEEICQGLLRVLEALGASGQDLSTEELWQKVLQEVTVEELQAPLHRLGALQGAWWLATNRLGSITGLFRLLSSAEDPGRAPCSGGKNELLSLLKAWKVPAEGASVSLVQSAEDLKEILCTAAAFLQGLQELEAGNLPAALSLLEEAAGGFCSKRVLAQIYTCLSCCTQQMGKPQTALQHLKRALQVDFQCLPALSHAAAVYHELGEMDAELEALAVLYEALERNPPAAASTTPYCLIQIEHLVHTPALASLFRHRHPSEVKYLLAQRCLQDGRVADAVEHYLDFLALLQDGLQQQVPLDGGSALPRIPEVFLEAASALEQAGRHQDAITVCEEVVSRTADLIPQVLRVEERSEQPECPSPGTELAGGPLSQKRESLCCLVWRTAAYLHQGWAWAMLGKNKEAITQFSRCLGDLLRIQLYQSGVEPTGSLIPEVNLLQKIRLLSLVGRGTQFLELGKHREALLDFQHGLQISPGDPAAASYLVQALWKLNRKQEAAARWQKLSESPAEEDGQQEGLGRRVARPYPLYLVSCLKQATFPHNESLARNIQDYLRTATT, from the exons atgaagcggcggcggcgcggggaggccccGGAGCCCGGCTGCCTCCGCGCCTGGGCGGCCGAGAGCGAGGCGCTGGCGGGGCGCTGGCGG GCCGCGCGCGGCTGGGGgcccggcggagcggcggcgcggcagcAGCGAGGCGCCTTCGGGGAGCTGCTCCTGCGAATGCGGG GGCTGCCAGCTGCCCTCACCACCTTGCCTCTGGAGCTCACCGTCCTCTATAACTCCCTGCTTTTTGCTATGGGAGCATCTGACTGTGCCATTAATGGAGAATCAGAAGAAATATGCCAGGGGCTCCTCAGGG TTCTGGAGGCTTTGGGGGCCTCTGGGCAGGATCTCAGTACTGAGGAACTGTGGCAGAAAGTGCTGCAGGAGGTGACTGTTGAAGAGCTGCAGGCCCCTTTGCATCGGCTAGGTGCTCTGCAAGGAGCGTGGTGGCTAGCAACCAACCGCCTGGGAAGCATCACCGGCCTCTTCCGCCTCCTGAGCAGTGCCGAG gaccCAGGGAGAGCTCCCTGCAGCGGAGGGAAGAATGaactcctctccctgctcaaggcATGGAAAGTACCTGCCGAGGGGGCCTCTGTGTCCCTAGTACAGAGCGCCGAAGACTTGAAGGAGATCCTTTGCACTGCAGCTGCCTTCCTGCAGG ggctgcaggagctggaggctgggaaCCTCCCTGCCGCCCTTTCCCTCCTCGAAGAGGCTGCTGGTGGATTCTGTTCCAAAAGGGTCCTGGCTCAGATCTACACTTGCCTCAGCTGCTGCACTCAGCAAATG GGCAAGCCTCAGACAGCCCTTCAGCACCTGAAACGGGCCCTCCAGGTGGACTTCCAGTGCCTTCCTGCCCTGTCCCATGCTGCAGCAGTGTACCATGAGCTGGGGGAGATGGATGCAGAGCTGGAGGCCCTGGCTGTGCTCTATGAG GCTCTGGAAAGGAACCCTCCAGCAGCTGCTTCCACTACTCCTTATTGCCTAATCCAGATAGAGCACCTTGTCCACACGCCAGCTCTAGCTTCTCTCTTCCGCCATCGACACCCTTCCGAAGTGAAGTACCTGCTGGCACAGAGGTGTCTCCAGGACGGGAG GGTGGCTGATGCTGTAGAACATTACCTGGATTTTCTGGCTCTGCTCCAGgatgggctgcagcagcag GTACCCCTGGATGGTGGATCAGCTCTGCCCAGGATACCTGAGGTGTTCCTGGAAGCCGCATCCGCCCTGGAGCAGGCCGGGAGGCATCAGGATGCCATAACTGTGTGCGAGGAGGTCGTGAGCCGGACAGCTGACCTAATCCCACAGGTGTTACGAGTTGAGGAGAGGtcagagcagccagagtgccCATCGCCAGGGACAGAATTGGCTGGTGGTCCCCTGTCCCAGAAGAGGGAGAGTCTGTGTTGCCTTGTGTGGAGAACAGCTGCATACTTGCATCAGGGCTGGGCCTGGGCCATGCTGGGCAAGAACAAGGAGGCCATAACACAGTTCAGCAG GTGCCTTGGCGATCTCTTACGAATCCAGCTTTATCAGTCTGGTGTTGAACCAACAG GGAGTCTCATACCAGAAGTGAATCTTCTCCAGAAGATCAGGTTGCTCTCTCTCGTTGGGCGAGGTACCCAGTTCCTGGAGCTGGGGAAGCACAGGGAAGCCTTGCTGGATTTCCAGCATGGTTTGCAGATCTCACCAG GtgaccctgctgctgcctcctacCTGGTGCAGGCCCTGTGGAAACTGAACCGAAAGCAGGAGGCTGCCGCTCGCTGGCAGAAACTCTCAGAGAGCCCCGCTGAGGAAGACGGGCAGCAGGAAGGGCTGGGAAGGCGTGTAGCGAG GCCCTACCCTTTGTACTTGGTTTCATGTCTGAAGCAGGCAACCTTCCCGCATAATGAATCTCTTGCTAGAAACATACAGGATTACCTCCGGACCGCAACCACCTAA
- the LOC112988029 gene encoding Fanconi anemia group G protein isoform X3, which translates to MGASDCAINGESEEICQGLLRVLEALGASGQDLSTEELWQKVLQEVTVEELQAPLHRLGALQGAWWLATNRLGSITGLFRLLSSAEDPGRAPCSGGKNELLSLLKAWKVPAEGASVSLVQSAEDLKEILCTAAAFLQGLQELEAGNLPAALSLLEEAAGGFCSKRVLAQIYTCLSCCTQQMGKPQTALQHLKRALQVDFQCLPALSHAAAVYHELGEMDAELEALAVLYEALERNPPAAASTTPYCLIQIEHLVHTPALASLFRHRHPSEVKYLLAQRCLQDGRVADAVEHYLDFLALLQDGLQQQVPLDGGSALPRIPEVFLEAASALEQAGRHQDAITVCEEVVSRTADLIPQVLRVEERSEQPECPSPGTELAGGPLSQKRESLCCLVWRTAAYLHQGWAWAMLGKNKEAITQFSRCLGDLLRIQLYQSGVEPTGSLIPEVNLLQKIRLLSLVGRGTQFLELGKHREALLDFQHGLQISPGDPAAASYLVQALWKLNRKQEAAARWQKLSESPAEEDGQQEGLGRRVARPYPLYLVSCLKQATFPHNESLARNIQDYLRTATT; encoded by the exons ATGGGAGCATCTGACTGTGCCATTAATGGAGAATCAGAAGAAATATGCCAGGGGCTCCTCAGGG TTCTGGAGGCTTTGGGGGCCTCTGGGCAGGATCTCAGTACTGAGGAACTGTGGCAGAAAGTGCTGCAGGAGGTGACTGTTGAAGAGCTGCAGGCCCCTTTGCATCGGCTAGGTGCTCTGCAAGGAGCGTGGTGGCTAGCAACCAACCGCCTGGGAAGCATCACCGGCCTCTTCCGCCTCCTGAGCAGTGCCGAG gaccCAGGGAGAGCTCCCTGCAGCGGAGGGAAGAATGaactcctctccctgctcaaggcATGGAAAGTACCTGCCGAGGGGGCCTCTGTGTCCCTAGTACAGAGCGCCGAAGACTTGAAGGAGATCCTTTGCACTGCAGCTGCCTTCCTGCAGG ggctgcaggagctggaggctgggaaCCTCCCTGCCGCCCTTTCCCTCCTCGAAGAGGCTGCTGGTGGATTCTGTTCCAAAAGGGTCCTGGCTCAGATCTACACTTGCCTCAGCTGCTGCACTCAGCAAATG GGCAAGCCTCAGACAGCCCTTCAGCACCTGAAACGGGCCCTCCAGGTGGACTTCCAGTGCCTTCCTGCCCTGTCCCATGCTGCAGCAGTGTACCATGAGCTGGGGGAGATGGATGCAGAGCTGGAGGCCCTGGCTGTGCTCTATGAG GCTCTGGAAAGGAACCCTCCAGCAGCTGCTTCCACTACTCCTTATTGCCTAATCCAGATAGAGCACCTTGTCCACACGCCAGCTCTAGCTTCTCTCTTCCGCCATCGACACCCTTCCGAAGTGAAGTACCTGCTGGCACAGAGGTGTCTCCAGGACGGGAG GGTGGCTGATGCTGTAGAACATTACCTGGATTTTCTGGCTCTGCTCCAGgatgggctgcagcagcag GTACCCCTGGATGGTGGATCAGCTCTGCCCAGGATACCTGAGGTGTTCCTGGAAGCCGCATCCGCCCTGGAGCAGGCCGGGAGGCATCAGGATGCCATAACTGTGTGCGAGGAGGTCGTGAGCCGGACAGCTGACCTAATCCCACAGGTGTTACGAGTTGAGGAGAGGtcagagcagccagagtgccCATCGCCAGGGACAGAATTGGCTGGTGGTCCCCTGTCCCAGAAGAGGGAGAGTCTGTGTTGCCTTGTGTGGAGAACAGCTGCATACTTGCATCAGGGCTGGGCCTGGGCCATGCTGGGCAAGAACAAGGAGGCCATAACACAGTTCAGCAG GTGCCTTGGCGATCTCTTACGAATCCAGCTTTATCAGTCTGGTGTTGAACCAACAG GGAGTCTCATACCAGAAGTGAATCTTCTCCAGAAGATCAGGTTGCTCTCTCTCGTTGGGCGAGGTACCCAGTTCCTGGAGCTGGGGAAGCACAGGGAAGCCTTGCTGGATTTCCAGCATGGTTTGCAGATCTCACCAG GtgaccctgctgctgcctcctacCTGGTGCAGGCCCTGTGGAAACTGAACCGAAAGCAGGAGGCTGCCGCTCGCTGGCAGAAACTCTCAGAGAGCCCCGCTGAGGAAGACGGGCAGCAGGAAGGGCTGGGAAGGCGTGTAGCGAG GCCCTACCCTTTGTACTTGGTTTCATGTCTGAAGCAGGCAACCTTCCCGCATAATGAATCTCTTGCTAGAAACATACAGGATTACCTCCGGACCGCAACCACCTAA
- the LOC112988029 gene encoding Fanconi anemia group G protein homolog isoform X2, which translates to MKRRRRGEAPEPGCLRAWAAESEALAGRWRGCQLPSPPCLWSSPSSITPCFLLWEHLTVPLMENQKKYARGSSGDPGRAPCSGGKNELLSLLKAWKVPAEGASVSLVQSAEDLKEILCTAAAFLQGLQELEAGNLPAALSLLEEAAGGFCSKRVLAQIYTCLSCCTQQMGKPQTALQHLKRALQVDFQCLPALSHAAAVYHELGEMDAELEALAVLYEALERNPPAAASTTPYCLIQIEHLVHTPALASLFRHRHPSEVKYLLAQRCLQDGRVADAVEHYLDFLALLQDGLQQQVPLDGGSALPRIPEVFLEAASALEQAGRHQDAITVCEEVVSRTADLIPQVLRVEERSEQPECPSPGTELAGGPLSQKRESLCCLVWRTAAYLHQGWAWAMLGKNKEAITQFSRCLGDLLRIQLYQSGVEPTGSLIPEVNLLQKIRLLSLVGRGTQFLELGKHREALLDFQHGLQISPGDPAAASYLVQALWKLNRKQEAAARWQKLSESPAEEDGQQEGLGRRVARPYPLYLVSCLKQATFPHNESLARNIQDYLRTATT; encoded by the exons atgaagcggcggcggcgcggggaggccccGGAGCCCGGCTGCCTCCGCGCCTGGGCGGCCGAGAGCGAGGCGCTGGCGGGGCGCTGGCGG GGCTGCCAGCTGCCCTCACCACCTTGCCTCTGGAGCTCACCGTCCTCTATAACTCCCTGCTTTTTGCTATGGGAGCATCTGACTGTGCCATTAATGGAGAATCAGAAGAAATATGCCAGGGGCTCCTCAGGG gaccCAGGGAGAGCTCCCTGCAGCGGAGGGAAGAATGaactcctctccctgctcaaggcATGGAAAGTACCTGCCGAGGGGGCCTCTGTGTCCCTAGTACAGAGCGCCGAAGACTTGAAGGAGATCCTTTGCACTGCAGCTGCCTTCCTGCAGG ggctgcaggagctggaggctgggaaCCTCCCTGCCGCCCTTTCCCTCCTCGAAGAGGCTGCTGGTGGATTCTGTTCCAAAAGGGTCCTGGCTCAGATCTACACTTGCCTCAGCTGCTGCACTCAGCAAATG GGCAAGCCTCAGACAGCCCTTCAGCACCTGAAACGGGCCCTCCAGGTGGACTTCCAGTGCCTTCCTGCCCTGTCCCATGCTGCAGCAGTGTACCATGAGCTGGGGGAGATGGATGCAGAGCTGGAGGCCCTGGCTGTGCTCTATGAG GCTCTGGAAAGGAACCCTCCAGCAGCTGCTTCCACTACTCCTTATTGCCTAATCCAGATAGAGCACCTTGTCCACACGCCAGCTCTAGCTTCTCTCTTCCGCCATCGACACCCTTCCGAAGTGAAGTACCTGCTGGCACAGAGGTGTCTCCAGGACGGGAG GGTGGCTGATGCTGTAGAACATTACCTGGATTTTCTGGCTCTGCTCCAGgatgggctgcagcagcag GTACCCCTGGATGGTGGATCAGCTCTGCCCAGGATACCTGAGGTGTTCCTGGAAGCCGCATCCGCCCTGGAGCAGGCCGGGAGGCATCAGGATGCCATAACTGTGTGCGAGGAGGTCGTGAGCCGGACAGCTGACCTAATCCCACAGGTGTTACGAGTTGAGGAGAGGtcagagcagccagagtgccCATCGCCAGGGACAGAATTGGCTGGTGGTCCCCTGTCCCAGAAGAGGGAGAGTCTGTGTTGCCTTGTGTGGAGAACAGCTGCATACTTGCATCAGGGCTGGGCCTGGGCCATGCTGGGCAAGAACAAGGAGGCCATAACACAGTTCAGCAG GTGCCTTGGCGATCTCTTACGAATCCAGCTTTATCAGTCTGGTGTTGAACCAACAG GGAGTCTCATACCAGAAGTGAATCTTCTCCAGAAGATCAGGTTGCTCTCTCTCGTTGGGCGAGGTACCCAGTTCCTGGAGCTGGGGAAGCACAGGGAAGCCTTGCTGGATTTCCAGCATGGTTTGCAGATCTCACCAG GtgaccctgctgctgcctcctacCTGGTGCAGGCCCTGTGGAAACTGAACCGAAAGCAGGAGGCTGCCGCTCGCTGGCAGAAACTCTCAGAGAGCCCCGCTGAGGAAGACGGGCAGCAGGAAGGGCTGGGAAGGCGTGTAGCGAG GCCCTACCCTTTGTACTTGGTTTCATGTCTGAAGCAGGCAACCTTCCCGCATAATGAATCTCTTGCTAGAAACATACAGGATTACCTCCGGACCGCAACCACCTAA